In bacterium (Candidatus Blackallbacteria) CG13_big_fil_rev_8_21_14_2_50_49_14, one DNA window encodes the following:
- a CDS encoding DNA mismatch repair protein MutS, with product MTQKLNYSELDPQDYTPMMQQFLEVKRQYPHTLLLYRMGDFYETFFEDAQIAARELEITLTAREGGQGKKIDMAGIPFHALEAYLPRLIGKGYKVAICEQMEAPRPGKLVKREVIRVITPGTLLEGAMLQEKRNNYLGAVCRHKGSYGLAYTDISTGEFRLTQISGENAADLLTRELAGLELAETLLPSDQPWGEARIEDSEWAGMIPDPQGVTWESRLIFDPRTAEDRIKHHFGIQSLESYGCQDMPQAVAAAGAVLHYLSQTQMSALKQLQPPVSYLLSQFLVLDRSTRRNLELTQTYRENSFEGSLLWVLDQTRTAMGGRLLRDWLNHPLLDIPAIEARLDAVQELTEAGNLRFDLREQLDGIRDLERLSARVATQAANPRELRSLAEGLLRLPRLSQCLESLHSSLFQPLRQVPVEVLEMAEKVLACLQEAPSVKIQEGGIFRDGIQPELDELRQLMRGGKSWINELEQQERERTGIKSLKVGYSKTFGYFIEITHSNKDAVPDDYLRKQTLTNAERFITPALKEKEAAILNADEQVKHLEYELYLALRTEVAEHLSMLQILASATASLDVLAALAEVAVQEHYTRPRLRPEALLLIQGGRHPVIEKTLPAGQFVPNDAYLDIQDQRLIILTGPNMSGKSSFMRQTGLIVLMAQMGSFVPAAQAEIGICDRIFTRVGAVDDIATGQSTFMVEMVETSNILHHATPRSLVLLDEIGRGTSTFDGVSIAWAVSEYIARELRSRTVFATHYHELNRLAENVPGVKNFQVSVQENADGIVFLHKVVPGGADRSYGIEVARLAGLPAPVLERAKGLLQDIEKRSRIQSGLMKKARADAPEPDVVQLSLFEG from the coding sequence ATGACGCAAAAGCTCAACTATTCTGAACTGGATCCCCAGGATTATACCCCCATGATGCAGCAGTTTCTGGAGGTCAAACGTCAGTATCCACATACGCTTTTGCTCTATCGCATGGGAGATTTTTACGAAACCTTTTTTGAAGATGCGCAAATCGCAGCCCGTGAATTGGAAATTACCCTGACTGCCCGTGAAGGCGGGCAGGGCAAGAAAATCGATATGGCGGGCATTCCTTTTCATGCCCTGGAAGCCTATCTGCCCCGTTTGATTGGCAAGGGCTATAAGGTAGCGATCTGTGAGCAGATGGAAGCCCCCCGCCCTGGCAAACTGGTCAAACGCGAAGTGATTCGTGTGATTACGCCAGGAACCCTGCTCGAAGGGGCCATGCTGCAGGAGAAGCGCAATAATTATCTGGGGGCTGTTTGCCGTCACAAGGGCAGCTATGGCTTGGCCTATACCGATATTTCGACGGGTGAATTTCGCCTGACCCAGATTTCAGGTGAAAATGCAGCCGATTTGCTGACCCGTGAGTTGGCGGGTCTGGAGTTGGCCGAAACCCTGCTGCCCAGTGATCAGCCCTGGGGAGAAGCCCGAATTGAAGACAGTGAGTGGGCTGGTATGATTCCCGACCCCCAGGGCGTGACCTGGGAATCCCGTCTGATCTTTGACCCCCGTACCGCTGAAGATCGGATCAAACATCATTTTGGCATTCAGTCCCTGGAGAGCTATGGCTGTCAGGACATGCCCCAGGCGGTGGCTGCTGCCGGTGCGGTGCTGCATTATCTCAGCCAGACCCAAATGAGTGCCCTGAAACAGCTTCAGCCCCCTGTCAGCTATCTGCTCAGTCAGTTTTTGGTGCTCGATCGCAGTACCCGCCGCAATCTTGAACTGACCCAAACCTACCGCGAAAACAGCTTTGAAGGCTCTCTGCTCTGGGTGTTGGATCAAACCCGAACAGCGATGGGAGGGCGTCTCTTGCGCGATTGGCTCAACCATCCCCTCTTGGATATTCCTGCGATTGAGGCCCGTCTCGATGCCGTGCAGGAACTGACTGAAGCGGGCAATCTGCGCTTTGACCTGCGCGAACAATTGGATGGCATTCGCGATTTGGAGCGCCTATCAGCACGGGTGGCGACCCAAGCGGCGAATCCCCGTGAGTTGCGCTCGCTGGCGGAAGGCCTGCTGCGTCTGCCCCGGCTTTCGCAATGCCTGGAGAGCCTGCATTCTTCGTTGTTTCAACCCCTGCGCCAGGTGCCTGTGGAAGTGCTCGAAATGGCTGAAAAGGTTTTGGCCTGTCTGCAGGAAGCTCCCTCGGTCAAGATTCAGGAAGGCGGCATTTTTCGCGATGGCATTCAGCCTGAACTGGATGAACTGCGCCAGCTGATGCGGGGCGGCAAAAGCTGGATCAATGAGCTGGAGCAGCAGGAACGTGAACGCACTGGCATCAAATCACTCAAGGTGGGCTATAGCAAAACCTTTGGCTATTTTATTGAAATCACCCATTCCAATAAGGATGCCGTGCCCGACGATTATCTGCGCAAACAGACCCTGACCAATGCCGAGCGCTTTATCACCCCTGCCCTGAAAGAAAAAGAAGCGGCGATTCTGAATGCCGATGAGCAGGTCAAACACCTGGAATATGAACTTTATCTCGCCCTGCGTACTGAGGTGGCTGAGCATCTGAGCATGCTGCAAATCCTTGCTTCGGCGACGGCCAGTCTGGATGTACTGGCTGCTTTGGCCGAAGTGGCCGTGCAAGAGCACTATACCCGCCCACGTCTGCGCCCTGAAGCCCTGCTCTTGATTCAGGGGGGGCGTCACCCCGTGATTGAAAAGACCCTGCCCGCTGGGCAGTTTGTGCCCAATGACGCCTATCTGGATATTCAGGATCAACGCCTGATTATTTTAACGGGCCCGAATATGTCGGGCAAATCGAGTTTTATGCGCCAGACGGGGCTGATTGTACTGATGGCGCAGATGGGCTCTTTTGTGCCGGCTGCCCAGGCTGAAATTGGGATCTGCGACCGGATTTTTACCCGTGTGGGCGCTGTGGACGATATCGCAACCGGCCAGAGTACCTTTATGGTGGAAATGGTTGAAACCTCGAATATTCTGCACCATGCCACGCCACGCAGCCTGGTCTTGCTCGATGAGATTGGGCGGGGCACAAGTACCTTTGATGGGGTGAGTATTGCCTGGGCGGTCAGTGAATATATTGCCCGTGAGTTGCGTTCACGTACCGTCTTTGCGACCCACTACCATGAACTCAACCGCCTGGCAGAGAATGTGCCCGGGGTGAAAAACTTTCAGGTTTCGGTTCAGGAAAACGCCGATGGGATTGTTTTTCTGCACAAGGTGGTTCCTGGGGGGGCCGATCGCAGCTATGGGATTGAAGTCGCCCGTCTGGCGGGTCTGCCAGCCCCTGTGCTGGAGCGCGCCAAGGGCCTGCTCCAGGATATTGAAAAACGCAGCCGGATTCAGTCCGGGCTGATGAAAAAAGCGCGGGCCGATGCACCTGAGCCCGATGTGGTGCAGCTCAGCCTGTTTGAAGGTTAA
- a CDS encoding N-ethylammeline chlorohydrolase (Catalyzes the hydrolytic cleavage of a carbon-halogen bond in N-ethylammeline), with product MSKKRETWICNALIVTQNQNREILHGHLQILDDRIGQIISSDQSPPAGVEVLDATGLAILPGFIQPHIHLCQTLFRNMADDLELLDWLSDRIWPFEAAHSPDTLTLSAQLGIQELLASGTTCILDMGTLRHTEAICQAVADAGLRASLGKCLMDHPQTCPPYLCESTESALAEAQSLYQEWNGACNDRIRISYAPRFVVSCTEPLLRQVAQMAEAQGALIHTHSSENRKEVELVRDLVGMDNAAYLHHIGLMSERLVLAHCIWLSETETALIRETGTHIAHCPSSNLKLASGLAKVPQMLAEGINIGLAADGAPCNNGLNMFQEMRLGALIHKPANGPRSMPASLVLDMATIHGAKALNWFDQIGSLETGKKADLFAVDLWQAANLMPVSVGELPTLEQVASALVYATQPAQVAWTLVDGEMVARQGKALKIPQQALSPEKVHAAQRAILERKSEFEKG from the coding sequence ATGAGCAAAAAACGTGAAACCTGGATCTGCAATGCCCTGATTGTGACCCAGAATCAAAACCGTGAAATTCTGCACGGTCATTTACAGATCCTCGACGATCGGATTGGTCAGATCATCAGCTCTGATCAGTCTCCCCCTGCAGGGGTTGAGGTGCTGGATGCGACAGGTCTTGCCATTTTACCAGGCTTTATTCAACCCCATATTCATCTCTGCCAGACGCTTTTTCGCAATATGGCCGATGATCTTGAACTTTTGGACTGGCTCTCTGACCGGATCTGGCCCTTTGAAGCAGCCCATAGCCCTGACACCCTGACCCTCAGTGCCCAATTGGGAATTCAAGAACTGCTGGCTTCGGGAACGACCTGTATTTTGGATATGGGCACCCTGCGGCATACGGAAGCCATTTGCCAGGCTGTGGCCGATGCTGGGCTGCGTGCCAGTTTGGGCAAGTGTCTGATGGATCATCCCCAAACCTGTCCGCCCTATCTCTGCGAAAGTACAGAAAGCGCTTTGGCAGAGGCCCAAAGTCTCTATCAGGAATGGAATGGGGCCTGCAATGACCGAATTCGCATTTCCTATGCCCCGCGTTTTGTGGTTTCGTGTACCGAGCCTCTGCTCAGGCAAGTGGCACAGATGGCAGAAGCCCAAGGGGCCCTGATTCATACCCATTCCAGCGAAAACCGCAAAGAAGTCGAGTTGGTACGCGATTTGGTGGGCATGGACAATGCCGCCTATCTTCACCATATCGGCCTGATGTCGGAACGCCTGGTTCTGGCTCACTGTATTTGGCTTTCAGAGACTGAAACCGCTCTGATTCGTGAAACAGGGACACATATTGCCCATTGTCCCAGTTCGAATTTAAAGCTGGCTTCAGGTTTGGCCAAGGTGCCCCAAATGCTGGCAGAAGGAATCAATATCGGCTTGGCGGCAGATGGCGCGCCCTGCAATAATGGTTTAAACATGTTTCAGGAAATGCGCCTGGGAGCTTTGATTCACAAACCTGCCAATGGCCCGCGCAGTATGCCGGCTTCGCTGGTTCTGGATATGGCGACCATCCACGGAGCCAAGGCTTTGAACTGGTTTGACCAGATTGGTTCACTTGAAACCGGTAAAAAAGCCGATCTCTTTGCCGTGGATCTTTGGCAGGCAGCGAATCTGATGCCGGTTTCAGTGGGTGAACTACCAACCCTGGAACAGGTGGCCTCAGCGTTGGTCTATGCCACTCAACCGGCCCAAGTGGCCTGGACCCTGGTGGATGGTGAGATGGTGGCCCGGCAGGGCAAGGCGCTTAAAATTCCCCAGCAAGCGCTCAGCCCAGAAAAGGTCCATGCCGCTCAACGCGCTATTCTGGAACGAAAAAGTGAATTTGAAAAAGGTTAG
- a CDS encoding sodium:proton antiporter: MGTGAVIFNVAPFVALLLMIAILPLTSKLSHWWEHNSNKLLVAGICGILGIGLYVFPTHDLVKIFHTYVEYVAFIALLASLFIVSGGIHISGAFAGSPKVNTAFMAIGAVLANLTGTTGASMLLIRPLIRANQHREHKTHIFIFFIFIVANCGGLLTPLGDPPLYLGFLRGVPFAWTLGLVKEWAFVIGALLTIFYFLDSRMHARETEEAREAVKQQATELVQGKKLYIEGKFNLGLLMGVVAVILASGYLVFPLLSQMAGHEMGDLGSKGFQIVAMGLIALISYKMTPKHIHETNSFSFVPILEVACLFVGIFGAMIPALTLLEAKGGSMAINLPWQYYWVSGGLSGFLDNAPTYVTFVTLAASKTGLSSENLAHLAMQQPHLLAAISCGAVMMGALSYIGNGPNFMVKAIAEHARIKMPSFGGYMVWSGMVLVPLFIVTTFLFFLK; the protein is encoded by the coding sequence ATTCTTCCTTTGACTTCTAAACTCAGCCATTGGTGGGAGCACAATAGCAATAAGCTCTTGGTTGCTGGAATTTGTGGCATTTTGGGAATTGGCCTTTATGTCTTCCCAACCCATGATCTGGTAAAAATTTTTCATACCTATGTTGAATATGTCGCTTTTATTGCCCTGCTGGCTTCTTTGTTTATTGTCAGTGGCGGCATTCATATTTCGGGTGCTTTTGCGGGTTCGCCCAAGGTCAATACAGCCTTTATGGCAATAGGCGCGGTGTTGGCGAATTTAACGGGAACCACAGGGGCCAGCATGTTGTTAATTCGTCCTTTGATTCGCGCCAACCAGCACCGTGAGCACAAAACGCATATTTTTATTTTCTTTATTTTTATTGTCGCCAATTGTGGCGGTTTGCTAACCCCTTTGGGAGACCCTCCTCTCTATCTGGGCTTTCTGCGCGGCGTACCCTTTGCCTGGACGCTGGGTTTGGTCAAGGAGTGGGCTTTTGTGATTGGTGCGCTCTTGACCATTTTCTATTTTCTCGACAGCCGCATGCATGCCCGTGAAACCGAAGAAGCCCGCGAAGCCGTTAAGCAACAGGCCACAGAATTGGTTCAGGGGAAAAAGCTGTATATTGAAGGGAAATTCAATCTGGGGCTCCTGATGGGAGTTGTGGCTGTGATTTTGGCGTCTGGTTATTTGGTATTTCCTTTGCTGAGCCAGATGGCGGGTCATGAAATGGGCGATTTGGGTTCAAAGGGTTTCCAAATTGTGGCCATGGGCTTGATTGCCCTGATTTCGTATAAAATGACCCCCAAACATATTCACGAAACCAACAGTTTCTCCTTTGTGCCGATCCTCGAAGTGGCCTGCCTCTTTGTGGGGATTTTCGGGGCCATGATTCCGGCCCTGACCCTCTTGGAAGCCAAAGGCGGCTCAATGGCAATCAACCTGCCTTGGCAGTATTATTGGGTGAGTGGCGGTTTAAGCGGATTTTTGGACAATGCCCCGACCTATGTCACGTTTGTGACTCTGGCGGCTTCAAAAACAGGTCTTTCTTCAGAGAATCTGGCTCATTTGGCGATGCAGCAACCTCATTTGCTGGCTGCCATCTCCTGTGGTGCCGTCATGATGGGGGCGCTCTCGTATATTGGCAATGGCCCCAATTTCATGGTCAAGGCGATTGCTGAACATGCCCGCATCAAAATGCCTTCTTTTGGGGGCTATATGGTTTGGTCAGGTATGGTCTTGGTGCCTTTGTTTATTGTGACTACGTTTCTGTTTTTTCTGAAATAG